Part of the Microbacterium immunditiarum genome is shown below.
GCGCCCGAGACCGACCCGAACGAGCCGCCGACGCAGGCTCCGGGCACCGTGCTGCTCGAGACGGGCTTCGACGACGGCGAGCTCGACGGCTGGTTCCCGCGTCAGGGCTCTGACACGTCGAACCCCACCGTTTCGGTCGTGGAGGGCGGCGCGCTCGCGACGTCCCACGCCGTGCAGGTCTCCGACCGCACGCACGAGGGCGACGGCGTGCAGCACGACGTGAAGGACGTCCTGCTCCCCGGCGCGACGTACGCGCTCGAGGCGTATGTGCGCTTCGCGCCCGACTCCGACCTCGGACGCGGCCTCACCGTCTCGATGCGCACGCTCAACGGCGGATCGCAGTCGTTCGCGAACCTCATCCAGGTCGAGAACGCGACCGCGACCGGCTGGACGCGCGTGTCGGGGCAGTTCACCGTCCCCGGCTACGACGAGGCCGCGGAGCTGTACTTCGAGGCCCGCTACAACAGCGGCAACACCTCGACGTTCCTCGTCGACCAGATCACGGTGTGGGTGCCCGAGCCGTCCACGGGCGACCTGTCGCTCACGCCTCTGAAGGACACCGTCGACTTCCCCGTCGGCGTGGCGATCGACCAGCGTGAGACGAGCGGTGGGGCATCCGACGTCGTCCTCCACCACTTCGACCAGATCACGGCCGAGAACCACATGAAGGTCGAGGCCTGGTACAACGCCGACAAGCAGTTCACGCCCCATTCGCAGGCCGCCGCGCTGCTCGACTACGCGCGCGACAACGATCTGCGCGTGTACGGCCACGTGCTGCTGTGGCACTCGCAGACGCCGGCGTGGTTCTTCCAGGACGACACAGGGCGCGAGCTCACCGACTCCGACGCCGACAGGCAGTTCCTGCGCGACCGCCTGCGCACGCACGTCTTCGACATCGCGGAGTGGATCTCGAGCGAGTACGGGCTGTTCGGATCCGACACGAACCCGCTCACCGCGTGGGACGTCGTCAACGAGGTGGTCTCCGACCAGGCGACCCCGGACGGCCTCCGCCCGAGCGCGTGGTACCGCGTGTTCGGCGAGGAGTACATCCACCTCGCGTTCCAGTACGCCGACGAGGCGTTCAACGACGTCTACGCCGACCCGGCGGCCGACCGCCCGGTGAAGCTGTTCATCAACGACTACAACACCGAGCAGGACCTCAAGGGCGACCAGTACCAGGCGCTCGTGGAGCGGCTCCTCGACGCCGGGGTGCCGGTCGACGGCGTCGGCCACCAGTTCCACGTCTCGATCAACACGCCGATCTCGGCACTCGAGGCCGCACTCGACCGGTTCGCCGGCTACGGGCTGCTGCAGGCGGTGACCGAGATGGACGTCACGATCAACCCGGCGAACGAGCCGAACCGCATCAAGCAGGGCCACTTCTACCGCGACGCCTTCGACGCGTTCCGCGCGTACGAGGCATCCGCACCCGCCGCCGAGAAGCTGTACTCGGTGACGATCTGGGGCCTCACCGACACGCGGTCGTGGCGCTCGGCACAGCAGCCGGTGCTGTTCGACGGCTCGCTCGCGGCGAAGCCCGCGTACTTCGGCGCCGCCGGCGACGACGAGGGTGTGCCGCCGCTGATCAACACCGCGAACGTGTTCGAGGGCGACGTCGCGCTCCCGGACGGCTTCACGGATGCGGTCGAGTGGCGCAACCTGCCCGAGAACGTCCTCACGGGCGGGGCAGGCGGCTTCCAGACGCGGTGGAACGCGGATCACCTGACGGTCCTCGTGCGCAGCGCCGTCGAGGCGGAGCGGGTCGAGTTCACGTACCGCGGCGAGGAGTACGTCTACGCCCCCGGCGCGGCCGGTTCGGTCGCCGGCGTCGATGAGGTCGTGAACGGCGAGCACCTCATCGCGGTGCACCTGCCGCACGCCGACGTGACGCGCGGATCGACGGCTCCGTTCGACGTCCGCGTGGTGGGCGCTGACGGAACGGTCGTGGGCGGCTGGAACTCGGCCGGATCGACGGGGACGCTCACGTTCCTCGAGCCGCTGTCGTTCCTCGAGGTGCCCGAGACGGATGCCGCGCCCACCGTCGACGCGACGGTCGACGAGGTCTGGAGCACGGTCGAGCCGGTGACGACGGCGACCCGTGTCGAGGGCAGCGCCGAGGGTGCGAAGGCCTCGGTGCGCACGCTGTGGCGCGGCGACGTGCTGTACGTGCTGTACGAGGTGGCCGACCCGGTCATCGACGTCGCGAACAGCGACCCGTGGAACCAGGACGGCGTCGAGCTGTTCCTCGACCTCGAGAACCGCAAGACCGGTGCGTACGGCCCGAACGACGCGCAGTTCCGCGTGACGGTCGAGAACGGCCGATCGTTCGGCACGGGTGACGCGGCAGCCCAGGCGGCACGCCTCGAGAGCGCGGCGGCCCTCGTCGACGGCGGGTACGTCGTCGAGCTCGCGGTCGACCTGACCGGCCAGTCCGGCGGTCAGAGCGACGTCCCGCTCGGCGGTCCCGACACGTTCCACGGGATCGACTTCCAGGTCAACGACGGTCGCGACGGTGCGCGGTACTCGGTGCACACGTGGGCCGAGCCGACGGGCACGGGCTATCAGACGACGGCCCGCTGGGGCGTCGCGCACCTGGTCGCCGCCGACGACCCCGAGCCGGAGCTCGTGAACCTCGTCGCACCGTCGATCGTGGGCAAGGTGGCCAAGAGCAAGACGGTCACCGCCGACCCCGGTGAGTGGTCGTTGGAGGGCGTCACCTTCACGTATCAGTGGCTGGTCGACGGCGAGCCAGTGGGCAAGAAGGACACGTCGGCCACGTTCAAGCCGAAGAACGCCCATGTCGGCAAGGAGCTGTCGGTCGTCGTCACCGCACACCTCGACGGTTTCGAGGCGGTCTCGGCCACCTCGGCACCGGTCGTCGTCGCCAGGAAGTAACGCGACGGATCCCCCACGCGGGGCGTCGCGGGCCGAGCCCGCGGCGCCCCGCACTCTCGTGCGCGGAACGCCCGCACCGACGCAGAGAGGGCGCGAGCGGTGAACCGCTCGCGCCCCTGCGCTCCCTGTGGTCGGTCAGGCGTCGGGCAGCACCGTGACCGTCGCGTGCAGGGCGCGGGTGTGGTCGACGACCCGGGTGTCGCCCACGACGCGGACGGTGCGCGACGCGACGAGTTCCGAGCTCGACCGGCCGAACGACAGCACGAGGTCGCCCGGCTCGACGATGCGGCGTCCGTCGACCCCGGTGAAGGAGGTGATGTCGGCGGGCACGTCGAACGACACCCGCGCGCGCTCGCCGGCCGCGAGCGGCACGCGCGCGTAGGCGATGAGCCGCTGGACCGGGCGCACGACCGACGCCACGGGGTCGTGCAGGTAGAGCTGCACGACCTCCACGCCGTCACGGTCACCCGCGTTGCCGAGGTGGATCGACACCGTCACCGTGCCGTCGACCGGCAGGTCGGGGGCGGATGCCGCGGCATCCGACCACACGAACGGCGAGTAGCCGAGCCCATGGCCGAACGCGAACGCCGGCGAGGGGTCGATGTTCGAGACGCCGCTCTTGCGCGCGAGCGTCGCGGCGAGGTACGTCGACGGCTGCGCGCCGGCGTCGGCCGGGATGCTCACGGGCAGGCGCCCGCTCGGGTTGACGCGGCCCGACAGCACACGGGCGATCGCGGGCGTGCCCTCCTCGCCGGCGAAGAACGCTGCGACGATGGCGGCCGCGCGATCGACGGCGGAGCCCAGCGCGTAAGGCCGCCCCGCGAGCAGCGTCGCGATCGTCGGCGTTCCCGTCTCGATCACGGCGTCGAGCAGGTCCTGCTGGGCTCCGGGGAGGCTCAGGTCGGCCGCGTCGCAGCCCTCGCCGCTCGTGCCCCGGCCGAACAGCCCGGCGCGGTCGCCGAGGGCGACGATGGCGACGTCGGCTCCGCGGACGGCCTCGAGCGCTTCGCCGAAGTCTCGTTCGCCACCGTCGACGCTCGTGCCCTGCACGTACGTGATCTCGGCGTCGGGGAACTCGGCGCGCAGCGACTCGAGCAGGGTCGGGAGCTCGATGCCGTCCCCGAAGTCGGGGTGGTGGATGCCCACGTGCAGCGGGAACGAGTAGCAGCCGAGCACCGCGTACGGGTCGTCGCCGTTCGGGCCCACGAGGGCGATCCGCTTCGGGGAGCGCAGCGGCAGCGTCCCGTCGTTGCTGAGCAGCACGATGGCCCGCTCGGCGACTTCGCGCGCGAGCGCGCGGTTCTCGGCCGGGTCGAGGTCGACCGAGCCGCGCACCTCGTCGGCCATCGCGTCCTCGCGCCCGTGGAGCACAGGCGGGACGAACCCGGCCTCGCCGTCGAGCAGACCCAGGTCGATCTTCTGCGCGAGCACGCGTCGCAGGGCGCGGTCGATGAGCGCCTCGGGCACGACGCCGTCG
Proteins encoded:
- a CDS encoding endo-1,4-beta-xylanase; amino-acid sequence: MRRRRKIFAALASAIAAGALLVTSLTAVPAATAADTVVSSVDFEDGTLGGWTQSGGGADTLTYVADPDDASNQVLSVNDRDADYVGIESPASLFEEGTVYTFSARVRLADDAPADSTSARFVVKDGFHWADGSNTTITKTSWTTITGTRTADADDSSVYIGTSDLSPAAPYTYLVDDILITAPSGEPSGPVTVLQSDFETDTAPWAGRGATIAQTDAAAHGGSHSLAITDRANTWSGASIDVSTLFDEGVEYSISAWVRLADPSAAPIGVNLGVNQPGAANEYPWVGSRTTVDGTAWVQLSGTYTSDPATPAAILYVEAAEAGVDLLLDDVLITAPETDPNEPPTQAPGTVLLETGFDDGELDGWFPRQGSDTSNPTVSVVEGGALATSHAVQVSDRTHEGDGVQHDVKDVLLPGATYALEAYVRFAPDSDLGRGLTVSMRTLNGGSQSFANLIQVENATATGWTRVSGQFTVPGYDEAAELYFEARYNSGNTSTFLVDQITVWVPEPSTGDLSLTPLKDTVDFPVGVAIDQRETSGGASDVVLHHFDQITAENHMKVEAWYNADKQFTPHSQAAALLDYARDNDLRVYGHVLLWHSQTPAWFFQDDTGRELTDSDADRQFLRDRLRTHVFDIAEWISSEYGLFGSDTNPLTAWDVVNEVVSDQATPDGLRPSAWYRVFGEEYIHLAFQYADEAFNDVYADPAADRPVKLFINDYNTEQDLKGDQYQALVERLLDAGVPVDGVGHQFHVSINTPISALEAALDRFAGYGLLQAVTEMDVTINPANEPNRIKQGHFYRDAFDAFRAYEASAPAAEKLYSVTIWGLTDTRSWRSAQQPVLFDGSLAAKPAYFGAAGDDEGVPPLINTANVFEGDVALPDGFTDAVEWRNLPENVLTGGAGGFQTRWNADHLTVLVRSAVEAERVEFTYRGEEYVYAPGAAGSVAGVDEVVNGEHLIAVHLPHADVTRGSTAPFDVRVVGADGTVVGGWNSAGSTGTLTFLEPLSFLEVPETDAAPTVDATVDEVWSTVEPVTTATRVEGSAEGAKASVRTLWRGDVLYVLYEVADPVIDVANSDPWNQDGVELFLDLENRKTGAYGPNDAQFRVTVENGRSFGTGDAAAQAARLESAAALVDGGYVVELAVDLTGQSGGQSDVPLGGPDTFHGIDFQVNDGRDGARYSVHTWAEPTGTGYQTTARWGVAHLVAADDPEPELVNLVAPSIVGKVAKSKTVTADPGEWSLEGVTFTYQWLVDGEPVGKKDTSATFKPKNAHVGKELSVVVTAHLDGFEAVSATSAPVVVARK
- a CDS encoding beta-glucosidase family protein, with the protein product MTTDASTEAVTEVWRDSTLPVDQRVDALVGALTLEEKIAQLYGIWIAASNDGAEVAPNQNEMTEDVDLADIAPLGLGQLTRTYGTVPVDPAAGAVSLLRTQQRIVSESRLGIPALAHEECLAGFAAWGATAYPVPLSWGAAWSPDLVERMGARIGADMRKMGVHQGLAPVLDVVRDARWGRVEETIGEDPYLVGTTATAYIKGLESAGVVATLKHFAGYSASKAGRNLAPVSIGRRELADVILPPFEMAIRESGVRSVMNSYTDIDGVPSAADESLLTGLLRDTWGFEGTVVADYFAIAFLVTQHGTAADWTDAAHQALEAGIDVELPGRKTFGPDLVAAVRDGVVPEALIDRALRRVLAQKIDLGLLDGEAGFVPPVLHGREDAMADEVRGSVDLDPAENRALAREVAERAIVLLSNDGTLPLRSPKRIALVGPNGDDPYAVLGCYSFPLHVGIHHPDFGDGIELPTLLESLRAEFPDAEITYVQGTSVDGGERDFGEALEAVRGADVAIVALGDRAGLFGRGTSGEGCDAADLSLPGAQQDLLDAVIETGTPTIATLLAGRPYALGSAVDRAAAIVAAFFAGEEGTPAIARVLSGRVNPSGRLPVSIPADAGAQPSTYLAATLARKSGVSNIDPSPAFAFGHGLGYSPFVWSDAAASAPDLPVDGTVTVSIHLGNAGDRDGVEVVQLYLHDPVASVVRPVQRLIAYARVPLAAGERARVSFDVPADITSFTGVDGRRIVEPGDLVLSFGRSSSELVASRTVRVVGDTRVVDHTRALHATVTVLPDA